Proteins co-encoded in one Flavivirga eckloniae genomic window:
- a CDS encoding AraC family transcriptional regulator, translated as MRKKDRFEGQKLLVLPKKVKKKLKKNSLTNYLYITDIGYFPNGKHHYRSRKNGSDEHILIFCVDGKGWIEIDGKKQHLSKNKYSIIPKQTPHTYAADPNTPWTIYWMHFLGDKAEAFVYPLDYPRELKETNVSRFKDRIELFEEIYFNLDAGYSDQNMEYSSILLMHLLGSFKYLSQFQKIKEIKQQDVVSKAIVFIKSNLHKKLSLSEIADYCSISVSHLCLLFKKKTAYSPIEYLIFMRMQKACSLLEFSNLKINIIANNVGYDDAFYFSRIFKTVIGKSPSQYRVSIYKAI; from the coding sequence ATGAGAAAAAAAGATAGGTTTGAGGGGCAAAAATTATTGGTTCTTCCTAAAAAGGTTAAGAAAAAATTAAAAAAGAACAGTTTAACCAATTATCTGTACATTACAGACATTGGTTATTTTCCAAATGGGAAACACCACTATAGATCCAGAAAGAATGGGAGTGACGAACATATTCTTATTTTTTGTGTTGATGGAAAGGGATGGATCGAAATTGATGGGAAGAAACAACATCTTTCAAAGAACAAGTATTCTATAATCCCAAAACAAACACCTCACACTTATGCAGCAGACCCTAATACGCCATGGACAATCTATTGGATGCATTTTTTAGGAGATAAGGCTGAGGCTTTTGTTTACCCACTGGATTATCCTCGGGAATTAAAAGAAACTAATGTTTCCCGGTTTAAGGATAGAATTGAATTATTCGAAGAAATATATTTTAATCTTGATGCTGGGTACTCAGATCAAAACATGGAGTATAGTAGCATTTTACTTATGCATCTATTAGGCTCTTTTAAATACTTATCCCAATTTCAAAAAATTAAAGAAATAAAACAACAAGACGTTGTTTCGAAAGCCATCGTTTTTATAAAAAGTAATTTACACAAAAAGCTTAGTTTATCTGAAATAGCAGACTACTGTAGTATATCTGTATCTCATCTATGCCTGTTATTTAAAAAGAAGACTGCCTACTCTCCTATAGAGTATCTTATATTTATGCGTATGCAAAAAGCCTGTTCATTGTTAGAATTTAGTAATTTAAAAATAAACATCATAGCCAACAATGTTGGCTATGATGATGCTTTTTATTTTTCTAGAATATTTAAGACTGTAATAGGCAAGTCGCCTTCTCAATATCGCGTTTCCATTTATAAGGCTATTTAA